Proteins co-encoded in one Roseimicrobium gellanilyticum genomic window:
- a CDS encoding sulfatase, giving the protein MSARIFLLVLAALCSLAPHASARQPNIVFFLADDLGRQDLGTYGSKFYETPNLDKMAAEGAKFTDAYAACPVCSPSRASILTGQWPQRTGITDYIGAAQPENWKRNTALLPAPYSDRLALNAPTLAKSLKKAGYATFFSGKWHLGPEGFWPENQGFEINLGGIDKGGPYGGNKYFSPYGNPRLTDGPAGEHLPDRLASEAAKFMESRKDVPFLVYFPFYDVHTPLMAREDLKQKYLKKKQDMGLKAEWGHEHTRDVRLVQEHAVYAGMVEAMDQAVGKVLAKLDALGLRENTIVIFTSDNGGLSTSEGSPTSNLPLRGGKGWMYEGGIREPLIIRWPAVVKAGSVISAPVSSPDFFPTLMEAAGAQPESGQKMDGVSLVPVLKGGSLAERALFWHYPHYGNQGGAPGAAIRRGDWKLIEWFEDQRLELYNVKEDIGEMHDLAGTHPELVEKLHVELRAMQKDTGSIFPKANPNFRVDLPSGRGAGKPKAK; this is encoded by the coding sequence ATGAGCGCCCGCATCTTCCTGCTTGTCCTCGCTGCCCTGTGCAGCCTTGCCCCTCACGCGTCGGCCCGCCAGCCAAACATCGTCTTCTTCCTGGCGGATGACCTCGGCAGGCAGGATCTTGGCACGTACGGCAGCAAGTTCTACGAGACGCCGAATCTCGACAAGATGGCGGCAGAGGGTGCGAAATTCACCGACGCCTACGCTGCCTGCCCCGTGTGCTCACCTTCACGCGCGAGCATCCTTACCGGCCAGTGGCCCCAGCGCACCGGCATCACAGACTACATTGGCGCCGCACAACCTGAGAACTGGAAGCGCAACACCGCCCTCCTTCCTGCACCCTACAGCGACCGCCTTGCGCTTAATGCGCCTACGCTCGCGAAGTCGCTGAAGAAAGCAGGATACGCCACCTTCTTCTCCGGAAAGTGGCACCTCGGTCCGGAAGGCTTCTGGCCGGAGAATCAGGGATTCGAAATCAACTTGGGTGGTATCGACAAGGGTGGCCCCTACGGTGGAAACAAGTACTTCTCACCCTATGGCAACCCACGCCTCACCGATGGTCCCGCAGGCGAGCACCTGCCAGACCGTCTCGCGAGCGAAGCTGCGAAGTTCATGGAGTCCAGGAAGGATGTGCCATTCCTCGTTTACTTCCCCTTCTACGATGTGCACACACCCCTGATGGCGCGCGAGGACTTGAAGCAAAAGTATCTCAAGAAGAAGCAGGACATGGGGCTCAAGGCAGAGTGGGGGCATGAGCACACGCGTGATGTACGCTTGGTGCAGGAGCATGCAGTCTACGCCGGCATGGTGGAAGCCATGGACCAGGCCGTCGGCAAGGTGCTCGCCAAGCTGGATGCACTCGGCCTGCGCGAGAATACCATCGTCATCTTCACCAGTGACAACGGCGGCCTCTCCACCAGCGAAGGCTCACCTACCTCCAATCTTCCGCTGCGTGGTGGCAAGGGCTGGATGTATGAAGGTGGCATCCGCGAGCCTCTCATCATCCGCTGGCCCGCAGTGGTGAAGGCAGGCAGCGTCATCAGCGCACCCGTGAGCAGCCCGGATTTCTTTCCCACACTCATGGAGGCTGCCGGTGCCCAACCTGAATCTGGGCAGAAGATGGATGGTGTGAGCCTCGTGCCTGTACTCAAAGGTGGTTCACTCGCGGAGCGCGCCCTGTTCTGGCACTATCCGCACTACGGCAATCAAGGTGGCGCACCCGGCGCTGCCATCCGACGTGGCGACTGGAAGCTCATCGAGTGGTTCGAGGACCAGCGTTTGGAATTGTACAACGTGAAGGAGGACATCGGCGAAATGCACGACCTCGCCGGTACACATCCTGAACTCGTGGAAAAGCTCCATGTCGAGCTTCGCGCGATGCAAAAGGACACCGGTTCCATATTTCCCAAAGCCAATCCAAACTTTCGTGTGGATCTGCCAAGTGGAAGAGGTGCGGGGAAGCCCAAGGCCAAGTAG
- a CDS encoding MIP/aquaporin family protein — MKKLLAESLGTFVLIFAGTGAIIINEASGGAIGHAGIALTFGLVVLAMIYTFGDVSGAHLNPAVTLAFAVGRRFPWREVPAYVAAQVVGGFAASGLLRVLFPENGKLGATLPAGAWSQSFILEIVLTAMLMLTILSVSTGAKEKGTTAGIAIGAVIGLEAMFAGPICGASMNPIRSLAPAMVSGHLEHLWIYLAAPLLGALLAVPLCIGVRDPGCCDGRCHPPAPTKN, encoded by the coding sequence ATGAAAAAACTGCTCGCGGAATCCCTTGGGACCTTTGTGCTCATCTTCGCGGGCACGGGGGCCATCATCATCAATGAAGCCAGCGGAGGCGCCATCGGCCACGCGGGCATTGCGCTGACCTTCGGCCTCGTGGTGCTGGCGATGATCTACACCTTCGGCGACGTGAGCGGGGCGCACTTGAATCCCGCCGTGACGCTGGCCTTCGCTGTGGGGCGTCGCTTCCCGTGGCGTGAGGTGCCTGCGTATGTGGCTGCGCAGGTGGTGGGGGGATTTGCCGCGAGTGGTCTGCTGCGTGTGCTCTTCCCGGAGAATGGCAAACTGGGCGCCACCCTGCCGGCAGGCGCGTGGAGCCAGAGCTTCATTTTGGAAATCGTCCTCACTGCCATGCTCATGCTCACCATCCTGAGTGTCTCCACCGGGGCAAAGGAGAAGGGCACGACGGCAGGCATCGCCATCGGTGCGGTGATTGGCTTGGAGGCCATGTTTGCCGGACCCATTTGCGGTGCGTCCATGAATCCCATACGCTCCCTCGCTCCTGCGATGGTGAGCGGGCATCTGGAGCATCTGTGGATCTACCTCGCCGCGCCCTTGCTCGGAGCCCTGCTGGCCGTGCCGTTATGCATCGGTGTTCGCGATCCCGGTTGCTGCGATGGTCGCTGCCATCCACCCGCGCCAACAAAAAACTAA
- a CDS encoding ArsR/SmtB family transcription factor: protein MILVMKDVVAFAHALADETRWRIIQLVFNEPLCVCELADILKMPQSSVSSHVQVIRKAGLLDEEKCGKWMYYRLAQNHRRLLSTMGEFFEVSPASDSVLKADAKRAVKRLTERDESCCPLPTILTKLKPVTPQKVSQTP, encoded by the coding sequence ATGATTCTCGTGATGAAGGATGTCGTTGCATTTGCCCATGCTCTCGCGGATGAGACCCGCTGGAGGATCATCCAGCTCGTCTTCAATGAGCCGCTGTGCGTGTGCGAGCTGGCGGACATCCTGAAGATGCCGCAATCGTCCGTCTCCAGCCATGTGCAGGTGATCCGCAAGGCGGGTCTGCTGGATGAGGAGAAGTGCGGGAAGTGGATGTACTACCGTCTCGCGCAGAATCACCGCCGCCTGCTCTCCACCATGGGGGAGTTCTTCGAAGTATCTCCGGCCAGTGACTCGGTGCTGAAGGCGGATGCGAAGCGTGCCGTGAAGCGGCTGACCGAGCGGGACGAGAGCTGCTGCCCGCTGCCCACCATCCTCACGAAGCTGAAGCCGGTCACTCCGCAGAAGGTTTCCCAAACACCCTAA
- a CDS encoding sulfatase family protein — MTMLTPFRLTLVALLAFTALAHAASDSAARKPNFIIINIDDLGYADIGPFGSTTSTPQLDRMAKEGMKLTSHYAAPVCSPSRAALMTGCYPKRALPIPHVLFPTAHVGLNPNEITIAEVLKDAGYATACIGKWHLGDQKPFLPTSQGFDTYYGIPYSNDMGPASEGAKSNPDKPLPAANPNKPKANANAAGDADGTGVRNPQPPLPLVENDKAIARLRAEDQFQFTKNYTERAVKFIREHQEKPFFIYLPHSAVHFPLYPSKEYMGKSPNGLLGDWAQEVDWSVGRVLDTLRELKLDTNTLVIFTSDNGGSIPHGSNNKPLRGSKASTWEGGIRVCTIAWWPGKIPAGTSSDSITSMMDVLPTLAKLGGGKVPTDRKIDGVDIWPVLAGEVKDANSDKAPRKVFYYFRGPVLEAVRSGNWKLHLALRDGPPNKPTGAPRQELFNLKEDISESKNVAGQHADAVKELTQLAEEMEKDLGNKQFGPASRPLGRVENPEPFISLDGTVRADAVGSQKNLP; from the coding sequence ATGACGATGCTCACGCCCTTCCGACTCACCCTCGTCGCCCTGCTCGCCTTCACCGCACTCGCGCACGCCGCATCCGACTCCGCTGCCCGCAAGCCCAACTTCATCATCATCAATATCGATGACCTTGGCTATGCCGACATCGGCCCCTTCGGGTCCACCACGTCTACTCCGCAGCTTGATCGCATGGCGAAGGAGGGGATGAAGCTCACCAGCCACTACGCCGCGCCGGTTTGTTCGCCTTCGCGTGCCGCGCTCATGACCGGCTGCTACCCGAAGCGCGCATTGCCCATCCCGCACGTCCTCTTTCCCACCGCGCATGTCGGCTTGAATCCCAATGAAATCACCATCGCCGAAGTTCTGAAGGATGCCGGCTATGCCACCGCCTGCATCGGCAAGTGGCACCTCGGCGATCAAAAACCCTTCCTGCCCACCAGCCAGGGATTCGACACCTACTACGGCATTCCATACTCCAACGACATGGGCCCCGCCTCCGAAGGCGCGAAGAGCAATCCAGACAAACCTCTGCCCGCAGCGAATCCGAACAAGCCCAAGGCGAATGCCAATGCCGCAGGCGATGCCGATGGCACCGGTGTGCGCAATCCCCAACCACCACTTCCCCTCGTGGAGAATGACAAGGCCATCGCCCGCCTGCGTGCAGAGGACCAGTTCCAGTTCACGAAGAACTACACCGAACGTGCCGTGAAGTTCATTCGCGAGCATCAGGAGAAGCCCTTCTTCATCTACCTGCCACACTCCGCCGTGCACTTCCCGCTGTATCCTTCCAAGGAATACATGGGAAAGTCTCCCAATGGCCTGCTTGGAGATTGGGCTCAAGAGGTCGACTGGAGCGTGGGCCGTGTGCTCGACACACTTCGTGAGCTGAAGCTGGATACGAACACCCTCGTCATCTTCACCAGTGACAATGGCGGCTCGATTCCGCATGGCTCAAACAACAAGCCCCTTCGCGGCAGCAAGGCCTCAACATGGGAGGGCGGCATCCGCGTGTGCACTATCGCCTGGTGGCCGGGCAAGATTCCCGCAGGCACGAGCAGCGATTCCATCACCAGCATGATGGATGTGCTGCCCACGCTCGCGAAGCTCGGTGGTGGCAAGGTGCCCACGGACCGCAAGATCGATGGCGTGGACATCTGGCCCGTGCTCGCAGGCGAGGTGAAGGATGCGAACTCAGACAAAGCCCCACGCAAAGTCTTCTACTACTTCCGCGGCCCGGTGCTTGAAGCCGTGCGCTCCGGCAACTGGAAGCTGCACCTCGCCCTTCGCGATGGTCCTCCCAACAAGCCCACCGGAGCGCCGCGCCAGGAGCTTTTCAATCTGAAGGAGGACATCAGCGAAAGCAAGAACGTGGCAGGCCAGCACGCCGATGCCGTGAAGGAACTGACCCAACTCGCCGAGGAAATGGAGAAGGACCTCGGCAACAAGCAGTTCGGTCCCGCATCACGCCCACTCGGTCGTGTGGAGAATCCCGAGCCCTTCATCTCACTGGATGGCACCGTGCGTGCCGACGCCGTGGGGTCACAAAAGAATCTTCCGTAA
- a CDS encoding arsenate reductase ArsC yields the protein MSAPTILILCTGNSCRSHLAEGILREALGQGYQVRSAGSKPAGYVHPLAIKAMAEIGLDISAHRSKHLDEFLNGEVETVITVCGNADQACPMFPGQVNRHHFPFDDPAHATGTEEEQYAVFRRVRDEIRAVFGAYAAGRKDEQGR from the coding sequence ATGTCCGCTCCCACCATCCTCATCCTCTGCACGGGCAACAGCTGCCGCTCCCACCTCGCCGAGGGCATCCTGCGCGAGGCGCTGGGCCAGGGTTACCAGGTCCGCAGCGCCGGGTCGAAGCCTGCAGGCTATGTGCATCCCCTGGCCATCAAGGCCATGGCAGAGATAGGCCTCGATATCTCCGCGCACCGCTCGAAGCATCTTGATGAATTCCTGAATGGCGAGGTGGAGACCGTCATCACCGTGTGTGGCAATGCGGACCAGGCCTGCCCCATGTTTCCCGGCCAGGTGAACCGTCACCACTTCCCCTTCGATGATCCTGCGCATGCCACCGGAACCGAAGAGGAGCAGTACGCCGTCTTCCGCCGCGTGCGGGATGAGATACGCGCGGTCTTTGGAGCTTATGCGGCGGGGCGGAAGGATGAGCAGGGGAGGTAG
- a CDS encoding DUF6428 family protein, whose protein sequence is MNLREFKSLLASQGGKHFRLRLPDGSPVPVSFHVTEVGHVKKTFIDCGGTLRSAEACQLQVWVGEDVDHRIEAKKAAAILEKAKTFLPDESIPVEIEYEDRVISQYTIEGHEVREHAVVLVLGHKHTDCLAKERCGVPEPVNAGNARAAQTSCCSGSGCC, encoded by the coding sequence ATGAACCTGCGCGAATTCAAATCCCTGCTCGCGAGCCAGGGCGGCAAACACTTCCGCCTGCGACTGCCGGACGGCTCCCCGGTGCCCGTGTCCTTCCACGTCACGGAGGTGGGGCATGTGAAGAAGACCTTCATCGACTGCGGCGGGACCCTGCGCTCTGCCGAGGCGTGCCAGCTCCAGGTGTGGGTGGGGGAGGATGTGGACCATCGCATCGAGGCCAAGAAGGCAGCGGCCATACTGGAAAAGGCGAAGACCTTCCTGCCGGATGAATCCATCCCGGTGGAAATCGAATATGAGGATCGTGTGATCTCCCAGTACACGATTGAGGGACACGAGGTGCGGGAGCACGCCGTGGTGCTGGTGCTGGGCCACAAGCACACGGACTGCCTCGCGAAGGAACGCTGCGGGGTGCCTGAACCCGTGAACGCGGGCAATGCGAGAGCGGCCCAGACGTCCTGCTGCTCCGGCTCCGGTTGCTGCTGA
- the menB gene encoding 1,4-dihydroxy-2-naphthoyl-CoA synthase, translating into MWTPIKTFTDIKLEKTSDGIAKITINRPEVRNAFRPLTVQELLQAFDIAHEDPSIGVIILTGEGPHAFCSGGDQKVRGHAGYVGSDGVPRLNVLDLQKKIRGIPKPVIAMVAGFAIGGGHVLHVVCDLTIAADNARFGQTGPKVGSFDGGLGSSYLARIVGQKKAREIWYLCRQYDAQQALDMGLVNKVVPLAELETETVTWCREILRHSPLALRCLKSALNADCDGQMGLLDLAGNATLLYYMSEEAKEGKNAFVEKREPDFSKFPRVP; encoded by the coding sequence ATGTGGACCCCCATCAAGACCTTTACTGACATCAAGCTGGAGAAGACCAGCGACGGCATCGCCAAGATCACCATCAATCGCCCGGAGGTGCGCAATGCTTTCCGCCCCCTCACGGTGCAGGAACTGCTGCAGGCCTTTGACATCGCGCATGAAGATCCCTCCATCGGCGTCATCATCCTCACGGGTGAGGGGCCCCATGCCTTCTGCTCCGGCGGCGACCAGAAGGTGCGCGGCCATGCCGGCTATGTGGGCAGCGATGGCGTGCCGCGCTTGAACGTGCTGGACCTGCAGAAGAAGATTCGCGGCATCCCCAAGCCCGTCATCGCCATGGTCGCCGGTTTCGCGATCGGCGGCGGTCACGTGCTGCACGTCGTGTGTGACCTCACCATCGCTGCAGACAACGCCCGCTTCGGCCAGACCGGCCCCAAGGTCGGCAGCTTCGATGGCGGTCTCGGCAGCAGCTACCTCGCCCGCATCGTCGGCCAGAAGAAGGCCCGCGAAATCTGGTACCTCTGCCGCCAGTATGATGCGCAGCAGGCGCTCGACATGGGCCTCGTGAACAAAGTCGTGCCGCTCGCCGAACTCGAAACCGAGACCGTCACCTGGTGCCGTGAAATCCTGCGTCACTCACCGCTCGCCCTCCGCTGCCTCAAGTCCGCCCTCAACGCCGACTGCGATGGCCAGATGGGCCTGCTCGATCTCGCGGGGAATGCGACGCTGCTCTACTACATGAGCGAGGAAGCCAAGGAAGGGAAGAATGCCTTCGTGGAAAAACGCGAGCCGGACTTCTCGAAGTTTCCAAGGGTGCCATAA
- a CDS encoding helix-turn-helix transcriptional regulator, whose translation MAHLPPPAHRAAANVEQLLQKEYTRNWTLNTLAAQFEVTAAELTDAFRQHTGVDIPRYITRLRVARAAEMLRPGVRIAEVAFALGYNSSHTFVDAFEKEMGVLPSEYRNRSDTSAESAA comes from the coding sequence ATGGCTCACCTTCCTCCCCCCGCTCATAGGGCCGCCGCAAACGTCGAACAGCTTCTGCAAAAGGAATACACGCGGAACTGGACCCTGAACACGCTGGCCGCCCAATTTGAAGTCACCGCTGCCGAACTCACCGATGCTTTCCGGCAGCACACAGGAGTGGATATACCCCGATACATCACACGCCTGCGTGTGGCTCGGGCCGCGGAAATGCTGAGACCGGGAGTGCGCATCGCGGAGGTGGCATTTGCGCTGGGATACAACAGCAGCCACACCTTTGTAGATGCCTTCGAAAAGGAGATGGGCGTGCTGCCGAGCGAGTATCGGAACCGCAGCGACACGAGTGCGGAGAGTGCGGCATAG
- a CDS encoding sialidase family protein: MQRTTSSSSHLTRRSLLRTGTAAAAASFFISTKSRAAAPAIQVVDTKVISQQPELYCGWPTVARRANGELWLAWSGGREEHVCPFGQVVAMTSKDNGATWNYPRVLLDSAIDDRDAGVLETAKGTLLVTTFTSLAYEPTLEKAEKEGKWPSDRLKRWQAARDWLTPEQRKAELGVWLVRSTDGGLTWSSRLPTLVNSPHGPIQLKDGRLLYAGKQLWTEEKKIGVCESKDDGLTWQWLADLPTREGDTARNNYHELHAVEAKDGTIIVQIRNHNKADAGGTLQTESKDGGKTWSAPHAITFGLPTHLLRLKDDRLLMTYGHRKPPFGNQARLSEDNGKTWSEPMIISGDGAGGDLGYPSTVELDNGTLLTVWYEKMKDIKRAVLRQAVWKLA, encoded by the coding sequence ATGCAACGCACCACCTCCTCTTCCTCCCACCTCACCCGTCGTTCGCTGCTTCGTACCGGCACTGCTGCTGCCGCGGCCTCCTTTTTCATTTCCACGAAATCAAGAGCAGCCGCGCCTGCCATCCAGGTCGTGGATACGAAGGTCATCTCCCAGCAGCCGGAACTCTACTGTGGCTGGCCCACGGTGGCGCGTCGTGCCAATGGGGAGCTGTGGCTCGCATGGTCTGGTGGACGTGAGGAGCATGTGTGCCCCTTTGGCCAGGTGGTCGCCATGACTTCGAAAGACAATGGCGCGACATGGAACTATCCCCGCGTGCTGCTGGACAGCGCCATTGATGATCGCGATGCCGGTGTGTTGGAGACGGCGAAGGGCACCCTGCTTGTCACCACCTTCACCTCGCTCGCTTACGAGCCCACGCTCGAAAAAGCGGAGAAGGAAGGCAAGTGGCCCTCCGACAGACTCAAGCGCTGGCAGGCCGCGCGCGACTGGCTCACTCCGGAGCAGCGCAAGGCGGAGCTCGGTGTGTGGCTCGTGCGCTCCACGGACGGCGGCCTCACCTGGTCCTCACGCCTGCCCACACTGGTGAACAGTCCCCACGGCCCCATCCAGCTCAAGGACGGCCGCCTGCTTTATGCCGGCAAGCAGCTCTGGACGGAAGAGAAGAAAATCGGCGTGTGTGAGTCCAAGGATGACGGCCTCACCTGGCAGTGGCTCGCAGACCTTCCCACCCGTGAAGGCGATACCGCGAGGAACAACTATCACGAACTCCATGCCGTCGAGGCGAAGGATGGCACCATCATCGTGCAGATCCGCAATCACAACAAGGCGGACGCCGGTGGCACCTTGCAAACCGAGTCGAAGGACGGGGGCAAGACCTGGAGTGCTCCGCATGCCATCACCTTTGGCCTGCCCACGCATCTCCTGCGCTTGAAGGACGACCGCCTCCTCATGACCTACGGGCATCGCAAACCGCCCTTCGGCAATCAAGCCCGCCTCAGCGAAGACAACGGCAAGACCTGGAGCGAGCCCATGATCATCTCCGGCGATGGCGCCGGCGGCGACCTCGGCTACCCCAGCACCGTGGAGCTCGACAACGGCACCCTCCTCACCGTTTGGTATGAGAAGATGAAGGACATCAAGCGCGCCGTGCTGCGCCAGGCCGTGTGGAAGCTGGCGTGA
- a CDS encoding AMP-binding protein, whose protein sequence is MTHPAAHPDFWKDEHASAYIATNPHRVEDAAGLAAFAALRAETRPLIYFQTSGSEGVPKWVGLSRAAVQVSARAVNAHLESTAADRWLIALPLHHVGGFSILARCHESGASFFHTEEKWSAPSFASLCVAQGITLASLVPAQVYDLVQAKVEAPGKLRAIVVGGGGLSKELGIRALELGWPVLQSYGMTETASQVATEPLEHLRAGYDPESLEVLPCWNVDATPDGALIVRGAALASGYAMRSADGAWRWQAIDAEAGFTTRDRVQVWWHGTHRFLRFVGRESSFVKVLGELVSLPALQQRLERVLIGEGIDLRSALIWPVPDARKDTRLLLVGEGQNRHDAARLENLSARFNQDIPGYERLDAVLMVSAIPRTPLGKVDARGVAQLVASHVAKSSPQHSYE, encoded by the coding sequence ATGACCCACCCCGCCGCCCATCCGGACTTCTGGAAAGACGAGCACGCCTCCGCGTACATCGCCACCAATCCGCATCGAGTGGAGGATGCTGCAGGGCTTGCTGCGTTCGCGGCGTTGCGTGCAGAGACACGCCCGCTCATCTATTTCCAGACCAGCGGGAGCGAAGGCGTGCCGAAGTGGGTGGGGCTTTCACGGGCAGCCGTGCAGGTCTCTGCGCGCGCGGTGAATGCGCACCTGGAATCCACGGCTGCTGACCGCTGGCTCATCGCACTGCCACTGCATCATGTGGGCGGATTCTCCATCCTTGCGCGTTGCCACGAGAGTGGTGCGTCGTTTTTTCACACGGAGGAAAAGTGGAGTGCACCCAGCTTTGCCTCACTCTGCGTGGCGCAAGGCATCACGCTTGCGTCTCTCGTGCCCGCACAGGTATACGACCTGGTGCAGGCCAAGGTGGAGGCTCCCGGTAAGCTGCGTGCCATCGTCGTGGGGGGCGGAGGACTCTCGAAGGAACTCGGCATCCGTGCCCTCGAACTTGGCTGGCCCGTGCTGCAGAGCTATGGGATGACGGAGACAGCCTCCCAGGTGGCCACGGAACCGCTGGAACACTTGCGCGCTGGCTACGACCCGGAGTCACTGGAGGTGCTCCCTTGCTGGAATGTCGATGCCACACCCGATGGCGCGCTCATCGTGCGCGGTGCCGCACTCGCTTCGGGCTACGCCATGAGAAGTGCGGATGGCGCATGGCGCTGGCAGGCCATCGACGCAGAGGCGGGCTTCACCACCCGCGACCGCGTGCAGGTGTGGTGGCATGGCACACACCGCTTCCTGCGTTTCGTGGGGCGCGAGTCCTCCTTTGTGAAAGTGCTCGGCGAACTCGTGAGCCTGCCTGCGCTGCAGCAACGTCTGGAGCGCGTCTTGATAGGGGAGGGGATCGATCTCCGCAGCGCCCTCATCTGGCCTGTGCCGGATGCGCGGAAGGATACCCGCCTTCTCTTGGTGGGCGAAGGACAGAATAGACACGATGCCGCGAGGCTGGAGAATCTCAGTGCACGCTTCAACCAGGACATCCCCGGCTACGAACGCCTCGATGCCGTGCTCATGGTGTCCGCGATTCCACGCACCCCACTGGGCAAGGTGGATGCGCGCGGCGTGGCGCAGCTGGTGGCGTCTCATGTTGCCAAGTCTTCGCCACAACACTCCTATGAGTGA
- a CDS encoding helix-turn-helix transcriptional regulator, translated as MQALLINSAQEVARMLDADHLKVPSLEELAKTVGVSPFQLSRSFHQHHGVTIPGYVRRLRMNRAAELLSSTNLSVTEIALEVGYQSLSAFVRGFQREQGRVPTRYRAEMRAKA; from the coding sequence ATGCAGGCCCTACTCATCAACTCCGCTCAGGAGGTGGCACGCATGCTTGATGCTGACCACCTTAAGGTTCCTTCACTTGAGGAACTGGCCAAGACAGTGGGCGTTTCTCCGTTTCAGTTGAGCCGGAGTTTTCACCAGCATCACGGGGTGACCATTCCCGGGTATGTGCGCCGGCTGCGGATGAATCGCGCTGCGGAATTGCTCTCCAGTACGAACCTGAGCGTGACGGAAATCGCCCTCGAAGTCGGCTACCAGAGCTTGAGTGCTTTTGTCCGCGGCTTCCAGCGGGAGCAGGGCCGGGTGCCCACGCGGTACCGCGCAGAGATGCGCGCCAAAGCTTGA
- a CDS encoding transposase, giving the protein MADSAFSFFDPVEPITITRGHLPHWDQTGATYFITWRTLDSLPLPVWNKLLSLRAAWLRTHKIDAQDPEWRWHFEHLSKAPRLEFARLFSTNLDMELDACHGACLLRRAELARIVADSLHHFEGARYTLGDYIIMPNHVHLLVGGMERNTMLAQMKSWKRWTSREINRHVGRSGRLWQDEGFDHLVRSEAAFKRFRRYMAENPVKAKLRPSEYLHWVRPD; this is encoded by the coding sequence ATGGCCGACTCTGCATTCAGTTTCTTCGACCCTGTGGAGCCCATCACCATCACACGAGGACATCTCCCCCACTGGGACCAGACTGGTGCAACCTACTTCATCACCTGGCGCACACTGGATTCCCTTCCGCTCCCAGTATGGAACAAGCTGCTATCACTCCGAGCGGCATGGCTGAGGACCCACAAGATCGACGCCCAAGATCCCGAATGGCGCTGGCACTTCGAACATTTGTCCAAAGCACCCAGGCTTGAGTTTGCACGGCTGTTTTCCACGAATCTCGACATGGAACTGGATGCCTGTCACGGCGCTTGTCTTCTGAGGCGGGCCGAACTTGCACGTATTGTCGCGGACTCTCTCCATCATTTTGAAGGAGCCCGCTATACCTTGGGAGACTACATCATCATGCCGAACCATGTTCACCTGCTGGTAGGAGGCATGGAGAGAAATACCATGCTGGCGCAGATGAAGTCGTGGAAACGCTGGACGTCGCGGGAGATCAATCGACACGTCGGCAGGAGCGGAAGGCTCTGGCAGGACGAGGGCTTCGACCACCTTGTTCGCAGCGAGGCAGCATTCAAAAGATTCCGTCGATACATGGCTGAGAATCCTGTGAAGGCGAAGCTACGCCCAAGTGAGTATCTTCATTGGGTGAGGCCGGATTGA